The Streptomyces sp. NBC_00344 genome includes a window with the following:
- a CDS encoding TIGR03936 family radical SAM-associated protein, with the protein MQRIRLRYTKRGRLRFTSHRDFQRAFERALRRAAVPMAYSAGFTPHPKVSYANAAPTGTGSEAEFLEIALAEARDPQELRLLLDASLPDGLDITDAVEARTSGLADRLTASVWEMRLDGVGFDEAEKAVAAFSAAETVEVQRRTKNGVRTFDARAAVADLQALRPESDRPGGEPCAILRLVVRHVTPAVRPDDVLSGLHAVADLAPPVPAAVTRLAQGLFDEESGTVTDPLAPDREAAPAAPPTAAGTASP; encoded by the coding sequence GTGCAGCGCATCAGACTGCGCTACACCAAGCGCGGCCGCCTCCGGTTCACCAGCCACCGTGACTTCCAGCGCGCGTTCGAGCGGGCCCTGCGCAGAGCAGCCGTGCCCATGGCGTACTCGGCAGGTTTCACCCCGCACCCCAAGGTCTCGTACGCCAATGCCGCACCCACCGGCACCGGCAGCGAGGCCGAGTTCCTGGAGATCGCCCTCGCCGAGGCGCGTGATCCGCAGGAGCTGCGACTGCTGCTCGACGCGTCGCTGCCGGACGGCCTCGACATCACCGACGCGGTGGAGGCGCGCACCTCGGGTCTCGCCGACCGGCTGACCGCTTCGGTGTGGGAGATGCGTCTGGACGGGGTCGGTTTCGACGAGGCGGAGAAGGCGGTGGCCGCCTTCTCCGCCGCGGAGACCGTCGAGGTCCAGCGCCGTACGAAGAACGGTGTGCGGACCTTCGACGCCCGCGCCGCCGTGGCCGACCTGCAGGCCCTTCGTCCCGAGTCCGATAGGCCCGGGGGTGAGCCCTGTGCGATACTGCGGCTGGTTGTTCGGCACGTGACACCTGCCGTGCGACCCGACGACGTCCTTTCCGGTCTCCACGCGGTGGCCGACCTGGCGCCGCCGGTCCCCGCAGCGGTGACCAGGCTGGCGCAGGGGCTCTTCGACGAGGAGTCCGGAACGGTGACCGACCCGCTCGCGCCCGACCGCGAGGCAGCCCCGGCCGCTCCACCCACGGCCGCCGGGACAGCCTCCCCCTAG